A genome region from bacterium includes the following:
- a CDS encoding DUF5009 domain-containing protein has translation MATTITATTDPATGAAAGTAEGGASSGRLVSLDAFRGLTIAGMLLVNNPGTWSAIYAPLRHAPWHGWTPTDLIFPFFLFIVGVAMVLSFERLQARGATRGALVAKAARRAAILFALGLVLHGFPRYDFATIRIPGVLQRIALAYLCATPAVLWLRWRGQAVLCAVLLLGYWALMTLVPVPGVGPGVLEPGKDLGAWIDRAVFGEQHLWSQSRTWDPEGLLSTLPAIGTVLIGALVGRWLRTDRTPLEKTVGLFVAGNVGLFLGLAWDAVFPINKPLWTSSYVLFTGGMACHVFAMCYWLIDVRGQRRWATPFVIYGMNAIAAFFLSSLFARILTLIRVGAGEERMALKTWIFQNVYASWLSPINASLAFALTYVLFWLGVMWVLYRRKIFIKV, from the coding sequence ATGGCCACGACCATCACCGCCACCACCGACCCCGCCACCGGCGCCGCTGCCGGAACGGCCGAGGGCGGAGCGTCGTCGGGTCGCCTCGTATCGCTCGACGCGTTCCGCGGCCTCACGATCGCCGGGATGCTGCTCGTGAACAACCCGGGCACGTGGTCGGCGATCTACGCGCCGCTCAGGCACGCCCCATGGCACGGATGGACGCCGACGGACCTGATCTTCCCGTTCTTCCTGTTCATCGTCGGCGTGGCGATGGTGCTCTCGTTCGAGCGACTCCAGGCACGGGGCGCGACGCGCGGCGCGCTGGTGGCGAAGGCGGCGAGGCGGGCCGCGATCCTGTTCGCACTGGGGCTCGTGCTGCACGGGTTCCCGCGCTACGACTTCGCGACGATCCGGATCCCGGGCGTGCTCCAGCGCATCGCGCTCGCGTACCTGTGCGCGACACCGGCCGTGCTGTGGCTGCGGTGGCGCGGGCAGGCGGTGCTGTGCGCCGTGTTGCTGCTGGGCTACTGGGCGCTCATGACGTTGGTGCCGGTGCCGGGCGTGGGCCCGGGCGTGCTCGAGCCCGGCAAGGACCTGGGCGCGTGGATCGACCGCGCCGTGTTCGGCGAGCAACACCTCTGGAGCCAGAGCCGGACGTGGGATCCGGAAGGCCTCCTCTCGACGCTGCCCGCCATCGGCACCGTGTTGATCGGTGCGCTGGTCGGTCGCTGGCTCCGCACGGACCGCACGCCGCTGGAGAAGACGGTCGGGCTGTTCGTCGCTGGCAACGTGGGGCTGTTCCTCGGGCTGGCGTGGGACGCGGTGTTCCCGATCAACAAGCCGCTGTGGACCAGCTCGTACGTGCTGTTCACGGGCGGCATGGCGTGCCACGTGTTCGCCATGTGCTACTGGCTGATCGACGTGAGGGGGCAGCGGCGCTGGGCGACGCCGTTCGTCATCTACGGCATGAACGCGATCGCGGCGTTCTTCCTCTCGAGTCTGTTCGCGCGGATCCTGACGCTGATCCGTGTGGGTGCGGGGGAAGAGCGGATGGCGCTGAAGACGTGGATCTTCCAGAACGTCTATGCGTCGTGGCTCTCGCCGATCAACGCGTCGCTGGCGTTCGCGCTGACGTACGTGTTGTTCTGGCTCGGCGTCATGTGGGTGTTGTATCGGAGGAAGATCTTCATCAAGGTCTAG
- a CDS encoding 1-phosphofructokinase, whose product MLLTLTPNPSLDLLFEADCLVWDDANRLDAPRRRAGGQGINVVRAARALGVDARAVAPLGGQVGGELAAMLAAEGTPLRAVWIAGETRVFVGVREGASGRSLLLNPRGPRLGPAEAEALCEAVRAGLDEMRPRWVACCGSLPPGLPPDLYAAVGRMAREAGARFVPDCDTPPLRLAVDAGCDLLVPNRHEAGRLLGEELEEGDVAAAARAATALLACGPAAVAVTMGAAGAVLATRRGTWHAAAPPIRDGSAVGAGDAFLAGLLAAMEEGAEPPEALRAAVAAGTATLLSDGQDLLRRSDYEALLRTITVRRAG is encoded by the coding sequence ATGCTCCTGACCCTGACCCCCAACCCCTCCCTCGACCTCCTCTTCGAGGCCGACTGCCTGGTGTGGGATGACGCGAACCGGCTGGACGCGCCGCGGCGGCGGGCGGGTGGGCAGGGCATCAACGTCGTGCGCGCGGCGCGGGCGCTGGGTGTGGACGCCCGCGCGGTCGCGCCGCTGGGCGGCCAGGTGGGCGGCGAGCTGGCTGCGATGCTCGCGGCCGAGGGAACGCCGCTGCGAGCGGTGTGGATCGCAGGCGAAACGCGCGTATTCGTAGGCGTGCGCGAGGGCGCCAGCGGGCGCAGCCTGCTCCTCAACCCGCGCGGGCCGCGACTCGGGCCGGCCGAGGCAGAAGCGCTGTGCGAAGCGGTGCGCGCGGGGCTCGATGAGATGCGCCCCCGCTGGGTCGCGTGCTGCGGCAGTCTGCCGCCCGGCCTGCCGCCGGACCTGTACGCCGCAGTCGGACGCATGGCGCGGGAAGCCGGCGCGCGCTTCGTCCCGGACTGCGACACGCCGCCGCTCCGCCTGGCGGTGGACGCCGGCTGCGACCTGCTGGTGCCGAACCGTCATGAGGCGGGACGGTTGCTCGGGGAGGAGCTGGAGGAGGGCGACGTCGCGGCGGCGGCCCGCGCGGCGACGGCGCTGCTCGCGTGCGGCCCGGCCGCCGTCGCCGTCACGATGGGCGCGGCCGGAGCCGTGCTCGCGACGCGCCGCGGCACCTGGCACGCGGCGGCCCCGCCGATCCGGGACGGCAGCGCCGTCGGCGCCGGCGACGCCTTTCTGGCCGGCCTGCTGGCTGCCATGGAGGAGGGCGCGGAGCCGCCCGAGGCGCTCCGCGCCGCCGTGGCCGCCGGGACCGCAACGCTGCTCAGCGACGGCCAGGACCTGCTGCGACGCTCGGACTACGAGGCGCTGCTGCGCACCATCACCGTCCGGCGCGCCGGTTGA
- a CDS encoding peptidase, protein MTVRLCVLALSLPVIAACSAGRTAVEPPPRPTPVPVTADPSLTEPPARPLPYPVFETVAFRRAVENGTRTRSGRPGPEYWQQYAEYRIEAELDPTTARLTGRSTVRYHNRSPNPLPRLAVHLYQNAHRPDAMRNRVVPVTEGVRLHRVAANGRVLEMRPTGQAPGYQVDGTVLYIALPEPVPAGGQVDLEFAWSFTVPPLGAPRMGQDGEVFFLGYWYPQLAVYDDVNGWHTDPYLTNAEFYMGYADYDVSLTVPEGWLVAATGTLQNPEQVLSATVLERLDRARRSAEVVRVVTPEERGAGRATLRGRNGKLTWHFRARNVRDFAWGASRAYVWDATHAVVGDHDSDGRPDTTMIHTLYRPERGWTEWARYARHSVEFLSELLWPYPWPHMTAVEGLIGGGMEYPMITLIGGAQDSIALYSVTVHEIGHMWFPMMVGSDEKRFAWQDEGLTRFHQSLAMADFFKGYDRFAQAMDRYAATVRNGLEVELMRHGDLYPIGSPAFVIASYEKPSLVLRALAGVLGEETFFRALREYGRRWRDRHPTPFDFFNTFEDVAGRDLDWFWTPWFYETWTLDHALGPITPAGGALEVVIEDRGLAPMPARVVVTRADGSTERHEVPVEVWLRGARRHVLRIPAEPAVTRIEIDPERWFPDIDRSNQVWVATTGG, encoded by the coding sequence GTGACGGTCAGACTCTGCGTTCTCGCGCTCTCCCTACCCGTCATCGCCGCCTGCTCGGCAGGCCGCACGGCCGTCGAACCGCCGCCGCGCCCGACGCCCGTGCCCGTCACGGCGGACCCGTCGCTCACCGAACCGCCGGCGAGGCCGCTCCCCTACCCGGTCTTCGAAACGGTTGCGTTCCGGCGCGCAGTGGAGAACGGCACCCGCACGCGTTCGGGGCGGCCCGGGCCGGAGTACTGGCAGCAGTACGCCGAGTACCGCATCGAGGCCGAGCTGGACCCCACGACCGCGCGGCTCACGGGCCGGAGCACCGTCCGTTACCACAACCGCTCGCCCAACCCGCTGCCCCGGCTCGCCGTGCACCTGTACCAGAACGCCCACCGGCCGGACGCCATGCGCAACCGCGTCGTCCCCGTCACCGAGGGCGTCCGGCTCCACCGCGTCGCCGCCAACGGCCGCGTCCTGGAGATGCGCCCGACGGGCCAGGCGCCCGGCTACCAGGTGGACGGGACCGTCCTCTACATCGCGCTGCCCGAGCCCGTCCCCGCAGGCGGACAGGTGGACCTCGAGTTCGCCTGGTCGTTCACCGTCCCGCCCCTCGGCGCGCCGCGGATGGGCCAGGACGGCGAGGTGTTCTTCCTGGGCTACTGGTATCCGCAGCTCGCCGTCTACGACGACGTCAACGGCTGGCACACCGACCCGTACCTCACCAACGCCGAGTTCTACATGGGGTACGCCGACTACGACGTCTCCCTCACCGTGCCCGAGGGCTGGCTCGTCGCGGCGACCGGCACGCTCCAGAACCCGGAGCAGGTCCTCTCCGCCACCGTGCTCGAGCGGCTCGACCGCGCACGCCGCTCGGCCGAGGTCGTCCGCGTCGTGACGCCGGAGGAACGCGGCGCTGGACGCGCCACGCTGCGCGGGAGGAACGGCAAGCTGACCTGGCACTTCCGCGCGCGGAACGTGCGCGACTTCGCGTGGGGCGCATCGCGCGCGTACGTGTGGGACGCAACGCACGCCGTCGTCGGCGACCACGATTCCGATGGCCGCCCGGATACCACCATGATCCACACGCTGTACCGGCCGGAACGGGGGTGGACCGAATGGGCCCGCTACGCGCGCCACTCCGTCGAGTTCCTGTCGGAGCTGCTGTGGCCCTATCCCTGGCCCCACATGACCGCGGTCGAGGGGCTGATCGGCGGCGGCATGGAGTACCCGATGATCACGCTGATCGGCGGCGCGCAGGACTCCATCGCGCTCTACTCCGTGACCGTCCACGAGATCGGCCACATGTGGTTCCCCATGATGGTCGGCTCGGACGAGAAGCGCTTCGCCTGGCAGGATGAAGGCCTCACGCGCTTCCATCAGTCCCTCGCCATGGCGGATTTCTTCAAGGGCTACGACCGGTTCGCCCAGGCCATGGACCGGTACGCCGCCACCGTCCGCAACGGCCTCGAGGTCGAGCTGATGCGTCACGGCGACCTGTATCCCATCGGCAGCCCCGCCTTCGTCATCGCGAGCTACGAGAAGCCCTCCCTCGTGCTGCGCGCGCTGGCCGGCGTGCTGGGCGAGGAGACGTTCTTCCGGGCGCTCCGAGAGTACGGCCGCCGGTGGCGGGATCGGCACCCCACGCCCTTCGACTTCTTCAACACCTTCGAGGACGTGGCCGGCCGCGATCTGGACTGGTTCTGGACGCCGTGGTTCTACGAGACCTGGACGCTCGACCACGCCCTCGGCCCCATCACCCCCGCCGGCGGCGCGCTCGAGGTCGTCATCGAGGACCGGGGCCTGGCCCCCATGCCCGCCCGCGTGGTGGTGACCCGCGCGGACGGCTCCACCGAGCGCCATGAGGTGCCCGTCGAGGTCTGGCTCCGGGGCGCACGCCGCCACGTGCTGCGCATCCCGGCGGAACCCGCCGTCACCCGGATCGAGATCGACCCGGAACGCTGGTTCCCCGACATCGACCGTTCCAACCAGGTCTGGGTGGCGACGACGGGCGGTTAA
- a CDS encoding HAD family hydrolase, which produces MTTVLFDLDGTLVATRRLYLECYRRALAPHVGRALSDEEILAYKPRSEIRLIQAIAGEDAVAACLAAFYRHYEALHDELFQGIYPGIPELLASLRQRRTPIGVVTGKSRRSWEITTARAHLGPFDVVILDDDVSAPKPDPEGILLALSRLRADPAATLYVGDSISDVIAARAAGVRPAAVLWSKRESERESFAARARAEGALLLHEPDDLIAALG; this is translated from the coding sequence ATGACCACCGTCCTCTTCGACCTGGATGGCACGCTCGTCGCCACGCGGCGGCTGTATCTCGAGTGCTACCGACGCGCGCTGGCGCCGCACGTCGGCCGCGCGCTCAGCGACGAAGAGATCCTCGCCTACAAGCCGCGCTCCGAGATCCGGCTGATCCAGGCGATCGCCGGCGAGGATGCCGTCGCCGCCTGCCTCGCCGCGTTCTACCGCCACTACGAGGCGCTGCACGACGAGCTCTTCCAGGGGATCTATCCCGGCATCCCCGAGCTGCTCGCGTCGCTCCGCCAGCGCCGGACGCCCATCGGCGTCGTCACCGGCAAGAGCCGCCGTTCCTGGGAGATCACCACCGCCCGCGCCCATCTCGGCCCCTTCGACGTCGTCATCCTCGACGACGACGTTTCCGCTCCCAAGCCCGACCCCGAGGGCATCCTCCTCGCCCTGTCTCGGCTCCGCGCCGATCCCGCCGCCACGCTCTACGTCGGCGACAGCATCAGCGACGTGATCGCCGCCCGCGCCGCCGGCGTCCGCCCGGCCGCGGTCCTCTGGTCCAAGCGCGAATCCGAGCGGGAGAGCTTCGCCGCGCGGGCCCGCGCCGAGGGCGCCCTCCTCCTCCATGAGCCGGACGACCTCATCGCCGCGCTGGGCTGA
- a CDS encoding FmdB family transcriptional regulator, whose amino-acid sequence MPLYEYVCRDCAASFELRLGYEERLAVHPCPECGSRRTLLRISAAAVVGGGAREGAAWGGGCCGGACGCGHAGLN is encoded by the coding sequence ATGCCCCTGTATGAGTACGTGTGTCGCGACTGTGCGGCGAGCTTCGAGCTGAGGCTCGGGTACGAGGAGCGGCTCGCGGTGCATCCTTGCCCGGAGTGCGGTTCACGGCGCACGCTGTTGCGGATCTCGGCCGCGGCGGTGGTGGGGGGCGGAGCGCGGGAGGGCGCCGCGTGGGGTGGCGGCTGTTGCGGCGGCGCGTGCGGGTGCGGGCACGCTGGCCTGAATTGA
- a CDS encoding DtxR family transcriptional regulator: MPTPAAEDYLKAIYLLSVEGRRVSNSAIAERLGIAAASVTEMLKRLGEAGLVEHVPYRGVTLTPAGVEMAVRLIRRHRVLESFLVEQLGYTWDQVHDEAERLEHAASDELIDRMARLLGEPREDPHGHPIPERGRVFLEEPLPTLADLEVGRRAVLRRVSDEDPALLRYLAELNLRPGVTIELLDRAPFGGPLRVRIGEAVEMLGVELAKRLHIEPLGEEAAEGA, translated from the coding sequence ATGCCCACGCCCGCGGCGGAAGACTATCTGAAGGCGATCTACCTGCTCTCCGTGGAGGGGCGGCGGGTGAGCAACTCCGCCATCGCCGAGCGGTTGGGGATCGCAGCGGCATCGGTCACCGAGATGCTGAAGCGGCTGGGCGAGGCGGGGTTGGTGGAGCACGTGCCGTACCGCGGCGTGACGCTGACGCCGGCGGGGGTGGAGATGGCGGTTCGGCTGATCCGGCGGCATCGGGTGCTCGAGTCGTTCCTGGTGGAGCAGCTCGGCTACACCTGGGACCAGGTGCACGACGAAGCGGAGCGGCTGGAGCACGCGGCGTCGGACGAGCTGATCGACCGGATGGCCCGGCTCCTCGGCGAGCCGCGGGAAGACCCGCACGGGCATCCGATCCCGGAGCGTGGCCGCGTGTTCCTCGAGGAGCCGCTGCCCACGCTCGCCGATCTGGAAGTGGGTCGCCGTGCGGTGCTGCGGCGCGTGAGCGATGAGGACCCCGCCCTCCTGCGATACCTCGCCGAGCTGAACCTGCGCCCGGGTGTGACGATCGAGCTGCTCGACCGCGCGCCGTTCGGCGGGCCGCTGCGCGTGCGCATCGGCGAGGCCGTCGAGATGCTGGGGGTCGAGCTGGCCAAACGGCTCCACATCGAGCCGCTGGGCGAGGAGGCTGCGGAGGGAGCGTGA
- a CDS encoding TonB-dependent receptor gives MLPNDSDPRTRRRPRPALLPAAALALMAATPGLARQQGTGALHGIVVADGAPVPYAAIEVRGASLRALADAHGRFRIAGVPAGQRTLLVTAPGYATAERTVRLEPGETEFLRVELMRAPLELNPVVVTGTMKETFVSESPVKVEVVTARHLQRNASSSLMESVQYLNGLAQQVDCGVCYTNSIRINGMEGPYTAVLIDGMPIMSALASVYGLNGISPAFIEQLEIIKGPSSTLYGTEALAGVVNVITKDPRFAPRLALEAYHTSTGESNVNVAGARAGERARGLVGVSLVHRDRFIDGNGDGFTDLPLVTRGSLFGRLDVGTAERSRWRRGVLSLSARGYYEDRFGGVRGWTRADRGGSRVYGEHIETRRFELIGSLAPWPERGVRADFSYTWHAQDAAYGTTPFVATQHVAFANLLWQAPAPQGHDLLAGLTVRYQVYDDGTPATPTPERRFIPGIFIQDELDVAADLRVLAGLRLDHHDAHGVIPAPRLSVKWQPLLDTALRLNLGSGFRVVSLFTEDHAALTGARRVVIEETLEPERSWSGALNVNHVFPFGGNNMVVDVDAFYTRFGNRIVPDYDTDPDLIIYRNLHGRSVSRGVALSLNQNFREFPLLYSLGITVQDVDTERDGERREELFAPDYKATLGLSYTFGALTLDYTGTFVGPMRLPEYPPPYTRPTRSPAYSTHNLQGTWRPRTGIELLAAVRNLFDFRQGSPLVAPHDPFGPDFDTAYVWGPIHGRELLFGARVGLGR, from the coding sequence ATGCTGCCCAACGACTCCGACCCTCGCACCCGGCGACGACCCCGCCCCGCCCTCCTCCCGGCCGCGGCGCTCGCCCTCATGGCCGCCACCCCCGGCCTCGCCCGCCAGCAGGGCACCGGCGCTCTCCACGGCATCGTCGTCGCCGACGGCGCACCCGTGCCCTACGCGGCCATCGAGGTCCGCGGCGCCAGCCTGCGCGCGCTGGCGGACGCCCATGGCCGCTTCCGCATCGCCGGCGTGCCGGCCGGCCAGCGGACCCTCCTGGTCACGGCGCCGGGCTACGCCACGGCCGAGCGGACGGTCCGGCTCGAGCCGGGGGAGACGGAGTTCCTTCGCGTGGAGCTGATGCGCGCGCCGTTGGAACTGAACCCCGTGGTCGTGACGGGCACGATGAAGGAGACGTTCGTCTCGGAGTCGCCGGTGAAGGTGGAGGTGGTGACGGCCCGGCACCTCCAGCGCAACGCGTCGTCGAGTCTGATGGAGTCGGTCCAGTACCTGAACGGCCTGGCACAGCAGGTGGATTGCGGCGTCTGCTACACGAACAGCATCCGGATCAACGGAATGGAGGGCCCGTACACGGCGGTGTTGATCGACGGCATGCCCATCATGAGTGCGCTCGCGTCCGTGTACGGCTTGAACGGGATCAGCCCCGCGTTCATCGAGCAGCTCGAGATCATCAAGGGCCCGTCCTCCACCCTCTACGGGACGGAAGCGCTGGCGGGTGTGGTGAACGTGATCACGAAGGATCCGCGTTTTGCGCCGCGGCTGGCGTTGGAGGCGTATCACACCTCGACGGGCGAGTCGAACGTCAACGTTGCGGGCGCGCGTGCAGGCGAGCGCGCGCGTGGCCTGGTGGGTGTGAGTCTCGTGCATCGCGACCGCTTCATCGACGGCAACGGCGATGGCTTCACCGATCTCCCGCTGGTGACCCGCGGCTCCCTGTTCGGCCGCCTGGACGTGGGCACCGCGGAGCGGAGCCGCTGGCGGCGGGGCGTGCTGAGTCTCTCGGCCCGGGGATACTACGAGGACCGCTTCGGCGGGGTGCGGGGGTGGACCCGCGCCGACCGCGGCGGCAGCCGCGTCTACGGCGAGCACATCGAAACGCGGCGGTTCGAGCTGATCGGCTCGCTCGCGCCGTGGCCGGAGCGCGGGGTGCGCGCGGACTTCTCCTACACGTGGCACGCGCAGGACGCCGCCTACGGCACGACGCCGTTCGTGGCAACGCAGCACGTCGCGTTCGCGAACCTGCTCTGGCAGGCGCCCGCCCCGCAGGGCCACGACCTCCTGGCCGGCCTCACGGTCCGTTATCAGGTGTACGACGACGGCACACCGGCCACCCCCACGCCGGAACGGAGGTTCATCCCCGGGATCTTCATCCAGGATGAACTCGATGTCGCCGCCGATCTCCGCGTGCTCGCCGGGCTGCGGCTGGATCATCACGACGCCCACGGGGTGATCCCCGCGCCGCGGCTGAGCGTGAAGTGGCAGCCGCTCCTGGACACCGCGCTGCGTCTGAACCTGGGCAGCGGCTTCCGCGTGGTGAGTCTGTTCACGGAGGACCACGCCGCGCTGACGGGCGCGCGTCGAGTCGTGATCGAGGAGACGCTCGAGCCGGAGCGGTCGTGGAGCGGCGCGCTCAACGTGAACCACGTCTTCCCGTTCGGCGGGAACAACATGGTCGTGGACGTGGACGCGTTCTACACGCGTTTCGGCAATCGGATCGTGCCGGACTACGACACGGACCCCGACCTGATCATCTACCGCAACCTCCACGGCCGCTCGGTCAGCCGCGGCGTTGCGCTCTCGCTCAACCAGAACTTCCGGGAGTTCCCGCTGCTCTACTCGCTGGGCATCACGGTGCAGGACGTCGACACGGAGCGCGATGGGGAGCGGCGGGAAGAGCTGTTCGCGCCGGACTACAAGGCCACGCTCGGGCTGTCCTACACGTTCGGCGCCCTGACGCTGGACTACACGGGGACGTTCGTCGGGCCGATGCGGCTGCCCGAGTACCCTCCGCCGTACACCCGGCCCACGCGCTCGCCTGCGTACTCGACGCACAACCTCCAGGGCACCTGGCGCCCGCGGACCGGGATCGAGCTGCTGGCCGCGGTGCGCAACCTGTTCGACTTCCGCCAGGGCAGCCCGCTCGTCGCGCCGCACGACCCGTTCGGCCCTGATTTCGACACCGCGTACGTCTGGGGCCCGATCCACGGCCGCGAGCTGCTGTTCGGCGCGAGGGTGGGGCTCGGCCGATGA
- a CDS encoding membrane dipeptidase, with amino-acid sequence MRRTALARFTLTLALALAPAPALGQGGDAADELVRRVLTQTPLFDGHNDLPWAIREHTGAPGNVEAYDLRGRAPGHTDIPRLRKGMVGAQFWSVYIPFEATEEGAARVQLEQIDIARRVIARYPDVFEQAYSVSDVERIFGSGRIASVLGMEGGHAIENSLGALRAFYDLGVRYLTLTHSANIDWADSCCEPPRLGGLSEFGKEVVREMNRLGMLVDLSHTSPGTMHDALDVSEAPVIFSHSGARAVTDHPRNVPDDVLRRLPENGGVVMVTFVPSFVNAEVMRWSSLPPEQRKGSEPRATMEDVIRHIEHIRRVAGVDHVGIGGDFDGISAVVQGLEDVSTYPALFAELARRGWTEEELAKLAGGNVMRVWREVERVAARLQRERPPSVKTIEELDGRKAGEPRR; translated from the coding sequence ATGAGGAGGACCGCCCTCGCCCGTTTCACCCTCACCCTCGCCCTCGCCCTCGCCCCGGCCCCGGCGCTGGGCCAGGGCGGCGATGCGGCGGATGAGCTGGTTCGGCGGGTGCTGACCCAGACGCCGCTGTTCGATGGGCACAACGACCTGCCGTGGGCGATCCGGGAGCACACCGGCGCGCCGGGGAACGTGGAGGCGTACGACCTGCGCGGCAGGGCGCCCGGGCACACGGACATCCCGCGGCTGCGAAAGGGGATGGTGGGGGCGCAGTTCTGGTCCGTGTACATCCCGTTCGAGGCGACGGAGGAAGGCGCGGCGCGGGTGCAGCTCGAGCAGATCGACATCGCGCGGCGGGTGATCGCGCGGTACCCCGACGTGTTCGAGCAGGCGTACAGCGTGTCCGACGTGGAGCGGATCTTCGGGAGCGGGCGGATCGCGTCGGTGCTGGGGATGGAAGGCGGGCACGCCATCGAGAACTCGCTCGGTGCGCTGCGGGCGTTCTACGACCTGGGCGTGCGGTATCTGACGCTGACGCACTCGGCGAACATTGACTGGGCGGACTCGTGCTGCGAGCCGCCGCGGCTGGGCGGTCTGAGCGAGTTCGGGAAGGAGGTGGTGCGGGAGATGAACCGGCTGGGCATGCTGGTGGACCTCTCGCACACGTCGCCCGGGACGATGCACGATGCGCTGGACGTGTCCGAGGCGCCGGTGATCTTCTCGCACTCGGGGGCGCGTGCGGTGACGGACCATCCGCGCAACGTGCCGGACGATGTGCTCAGGCGGTTGCCGGAGAACGGCGGGGTGGTGATGGTGACGTTCGTGCCGTCGTTCGTGAACGCGGAGGTGATGCGGTGGTCGAGCCTGCCGCCGGAGCAGCGGAAGGGGTCGGAGCCGCGGGCGACGATGGAGGACGTGATCCGGCACATCGAGCACATCCGGCGGGTCGCGGGTGTGGACCACGTGGGGATCGGCGGCGACTTCGACGGGATCTCGGCGGTGGTCCAGGGGCTGGAGGACGTCTCGACGTACCCGGCGCTGTTCGCGGAGCTGGCGCGGCGGGGGTGGACCGAGGAGGAGCTGGCGAAGCTGGCGGGTGGCAACGTGATGCGGGTTTGGCGGGAGGTGGAGCGGGTGGCGGCGCGGCTGCAGCGGGAGCGGCCGCCGTCGGTGAAGACGATCGAGGAGCTGGACGGCAGGAAGGCCGGCGAGCCGCGGCGTTAG
- a CDS encoding glutamine cyclotransferase yields the protein MRLTPFTHPTPAPRPHRRGRRARTPLAALALAAALAAATCSRGEPATGYEVIARFPHDTSAYTQGLLYHGGVLYESTGRYGASELRRVELETGRVLQRVRLPDDRFGEGLALLDGKLYQLTWESEVGYIYDVETLALLDSFTYAGEGWGLTTDGRSLIMSNGSDTLRYLDPQTFEITRTVAVHDRGAPLKEINELEYINGVLYANVYRTDWIVRIDPETGEVLGWTNMRGLLPANERTPYTDVLNGIAYDAENDRLFVTGKLWPALFHVRLTTGTSP from the coding sequence ATGCGACTGACGCCGTTCACACACCCCACACCCGCGCCCCGCCCGCACCGCCGCGGCCGGCGCGCGCGGACGCCCCTCGCAGCCCTCGCCCTCGCCGCGGCGCTCGCCGCCGCCACCTGCAGCCGCGGCGAGCCCGCGACCGGCTACGAGGTCATCGCCCGCTTCCCGCACGACACCAGCGCGTACACCCAGGGCTTGCTCTACCACGGCGGCGTGCTCTACGAGAGCACCGGCCGCTACGGCGCCTCCGAGCTGCGCCGGGTCGAGCTCGAGACCGGCCGCGTCCTCCAGCGCGTACGCCTGCCGGACGACCGCTTCGGCGAAGGGCTCGCGCTCCTGGACGGCAAGCTCTACCAGCTCACGTGGGAATCGGAGGTGGGCTACATCTACGACGTCGAGACCCTCGCCCTGCTCGACTCGTTCACCTACGCGGGCGAGGGCTGGGGGCTGACCACCGACGGGCGGTCGCTCATCATGAGCAACGGGTCGGACACGCTCCGCTACCTCGACCCGCAGACCTTCGAGATCACCCGCACCGTCGCCGTCCACGACCGCGGCGCGCCCCTCAAGGAGATCAACGAGCTCGAGTACATCAACGGCGTGCTCTACGCCAACGTCTACCGCACCGACTGGATCGTCCGGATCGATCCGGAGACGGGAGAGGTGCTGGGCTGGACGAACATGCGCGGCCTGCTCCCCGCCAACGAGCGGACGCCCTACACCGACGTCCTCAACGGCATCGCGTACGATGCGGAGAACGACCGGCTGTTCGTGACCGGCAAGCTGTGGCCGGCGCTCTTCCACGTCCGGCTCACCACCGGGACCAGCCCGTAG